Proteins co-encoded in one Leucobacter exalbidus genomic window:
- a CDS encoding ABC transporter permease, with protein MTTTAAQATPTKPRNTRRVRVRAGLVIPAAILLIALAWAIAPGLFTSVSPTEQVGAALQGPGPGHWFGTDATGRDVYARVVYGASQSISAALIAVLVGLIFGSLIGVTAGATGGFVEEALMRVVDVLLAIPTLLLSLSVVILLGFGTTNAAIAVGVTSVAVFARLARAQVVSVRASEFVEAAYGSGGTFFGVLWRHVLPNSMTAVIALAALQLGSAILQISTLGFLGYGAPPPTPEWGLLIAEGRNYVATAWWLTVLPGLVVVLVVVASNRLSRAIERGEHS; from the coding sequence ATGACCACCACCGCAGCGCAGGCCACCCCCACGAAACCGCGCAACACCCGCCGCGTGCGGGTGCGCGCGGGGCTCGTGATCCCCGCCGCTATCTTGCTGATCGCCCTCGCCTGGGCGATCGCGCCCGGGCTATTCACCTCAGTGAGCCCCACCGAACAGGTGGGCGCCGCACTGCAGGGGCCGGGCCCCGGCCACTGGTTCGGCACCGACGCGACCGGCCGCGACGTGTACGCCCGCGTCGTCTACGGCGCATCACAGTCAATCTCAGCGGCCCTCATCGCCGTGCTCGTCGGCCTGATCTTCGGGTCACTCATCGGCGTCACCGCGGGCGCCACCGGCGGGTTCGTTGAGGAAGCGCTGATGCGCGTCGTCGACGTGCTGCTCGCCATCCCCACCCTGCTGCTGTCGCTCAGCGTCGTGATTCTGCTCGGCTTCGGCACCACCAACGCGGCCATCGCCGTGGGCGTCACCTCGGTCGCCGTGTTTGCCCGGCTCGCCCGCGCCCAGGTCGTGAGCGTGCGCGCCAGCGAGTTCGTCGAGGCCGCCTACGGTTCGGGCGGCACCTTCTTTGGAGTGCTGTGGCGCCACGTGCTGCCGAACTCAATGACCGCGGTTATCGCGCTCGCCGCCCTGCAGCTGGGCTCGGCCATCCTGCAGATCTCGACCCTTGGCTTCCTCGGCTACGGGGCGCCGCCCCCCACACCCGAGTGGGGCCTGCTGATCGCAGAGGGCCGCAACTACGTCGCCACCGCCTGGTGGCTCACCGTGCTGCCCGGCCTCGTGGTCGTGCTCGTGGTCGTCGCCAGTAACCGGCTCAGCCGCGCCATCGAACGAGGAGAGCACTCATGA
- a CDS encoding purine-cytosine permease family protein — protein sequence MTATKQSQVPTIEDKTIQPIPEDERHGKARDLFTIWFGSNIMVLTIVTGALATTVFGLDFWTAVAAVAIGNVVGAIFMALHSAQGPQLGVPQMVQTRGQFGSYGSLLVVVVTVLMYVGFFAANLVLGGQALSTIIPGLPVNAGILIIGIVSVVATIYGYRLIHAYTKILSVVSGLGLVVAFIWLGATTGDASAVATGAFNWGGFMGTVSVAALWQIAYAPYVSDYSRYMPKDTGPKTAFWASYWGSVLGATFPMILGALVGAKLLASGMDADNVVGGMGELLQPLTVLIVGVFSLGVAATNSMNLYCGVLSTLTVVQTFKPNWVPRAKTRATTAVVIFLLALSLALVGADDFLVYYSNFLALLLYVLVPWTAINLVDYYLLKHGKYQVDDFFRQDGGIYGRFNWVAIACYVLGAIVQIPFMVTALYTGPIGAALGGVDISWIVGLVVICPVYFFWERASERRAKPLVLSTV from the coding sequence ATGACTGCAACGAAGCAATCTCAAGTTCCCACCATTGAAGATAAAACGATTCAGCCTATCCCCGAGGATGAACGGCACGGAAAGGCCCGTGATCTCTTCACGATCTGGTTCGGGTCGAACATTATGGTGCTCACCATCGTCACGGGTGCGCTCGCGACGACGGTCTTTGGCCTCGATTTTTGGACCGCCGTAGCAGCGGTCGCGATCGGTAACGTCGTGGGCGCAATATTCATGGCGTTGCACTCCGCCCAGGGCCCCCAGCTCGGGGTCCCCCAGATGGTGCAGACCCGTGGGCAGTTCGGGTCCTACGGATCACTCCTCGTAGTGGTTGTCACCGTATTGATGTACGTCGGCTTCTTCGCTGCGAACCTCGTACTAGGCGGCCAGGCGCTGTCCACGATTATCCCCGGTCTTCCGGTGAACGCGGGCATTCTCATCATCGGTATCGTCAGCGTTGTGGCCACAATTTATGGCTACCGATTGATTCACGCCTACACAAAGATCTTGAGCGTGGTTTCGGGCCTCGGCCTGGTTGTAGCATTTATTTGGCTTGGGGCGACGACGGGCGATGCCAGCGCGGTAGCGACAGGCGCATTCAACTGGGGTGGCTTCATGGGCACCGTTTCAGTTGCAGCCCTGTGGCAGATCGCGTATGCGCCGTATGTGTCCGATTACTCTCGTTACATGCCGAAGGATACTGGCCCGAAAACTGCGTTCTGGGCCTCATACTGGGGCTCGGTACTTGGTGCAACCTTCCCCATGATTCTCGGCGCGCTGGTCGGCGCCAAGCTGCTCGCAAGCGGCATGGACGCAGACAACGTCGTAGGCGGGATGGGTGAGCTGCTCCAGCCGCTGACCGTGCTCATTGTGGGCGTATTCTCGCTGGGTGTTGCTGCGACCAACTCGATGAACCTGTACTGCGGTGTGCTGTCGACGCTCACCGTGGTGCAAACGTTCAAACCGAATTGGGTGCCGCGTGCGAAGACCCGTGCTACGACCGCAGTAGTGATCTTCCTGCTCGCGCTGAGCTTGGCGCTCGTGGGCGCCGACGATTTCTTGGTGTACTACTCCAACTTCCTTGCGCTGCTGTTGTATGTCTTGGTTCCCTGGACTGCAATCAACCTGGTGGATTACTACCTGCTGAAGCACGGTAAATACCAGGTGGACGACTTCTTCCGTCAAGACGGTGGCATCTACGGTCGATTCAACTGGGTCGCCATCGCCTGTTACGTACTAGGCGCGATCGTGCAGATCCCCTTCATGGTGACTGCCCTCTACACCGGTCCCATCGGCGCAGCCCTTGGAGGCGTTGATATCTCCTGGATCGTGGGACTTGTAGTGATTTGCCCGGTGTACTTCTTCTGGGAGCGGGCGTCAGAGCGGCGTGCGAAGCCGCTCGTGCTTTCAACGGTTTAA
- a CDS encoding SDR family NAD(P)-dependent oxidoreductase, translated as MNGLAQKVAFVTGGGSGIGRQVSHRLASEGSKVGVVDLREDAAQTVVDEIVAAGGEAMVIVADVTSSAQVEQGVAKLVESYGSLHYVVNCAGVAFGEGGVVECSEAAWDKTMAINVKSIFLTGKFAIPKIIEAGGGSIVNIASVFGLVANPDECGYAASKGAVINLTRQMAVQHARDGVRVNAVLPSDCDTPLIAGLLGVEGDELTAAKAELAAPIPMGRLAQPEEIAAGIAFLLSDDAGFITGVSLPIDGGFLTK; from the coding sequence ATGAACGGTCTCGCCCAGAAAGTGGCATTTGTAACTGGCGGCGGCTCTGGCATTGGACGCCAGGTATCGCACCGACTCGCTAGCGAAGGATCAAAAGTAGGCGTAGTAGATCTGCGCGAGGACGCGGCGCAAACCGTGGTCGACGAGATCGTTGCCGCCGGCGGTGAAGCGATGGTGATCGTGGCTGACGTAACCTCAAGCGCTCAGGTTGAGCAAGGGGTGGCGAAGCTCGTGGAGAGTTATGGTTCCCTGCATTACGTTGTGAACTGCGCTGGCGTCGCATTCGGCGAAGGCGGCGTAGTCGAGTGCAGCGAAGCGGCATGGGACAAGACCATGGCGATCAACGTGAAGAGCATCTTCCTCACGGGAAAGTTCGCAATCCCCAAGATCATTGAAGCCGGCGGCGGTTCAATTGTGAACATCGCATCGGTGTTTGGTCTGGTCGCGAATCCCGATGAGTGCGGGTACGCCGCTTCCAAGGGGGCCGTCATCAACCTCACGCGTCAGATGGCCGTGCAGCACGCGCGAGATGGCGTGCGCGTCAACGCGGTGTTGCCCTCAGACTGCGACACTCCCTTGATTGCGGGCCTGCTGGGAGTGGAAGGCGATGAGCTGACTGCTGCCAAGGCCGAGCTGGCTGCACCGATTCCTATGGGTCGTTTGGCGCAGCCCGAGGAAATTGCAGCGGGTATCGCGTTCCTGCTCTCCGATGATGCGGGCTTTATTACGGGTGTTTCGTTGCCCATCGACGGAGGGTTCCTGACCAAGTAG
- a CDS encoding FAD/NAD(P)-binding protein, producing the protein MFETPNGVPRHIQSSASHLAQPSAYNGDMHSSPRPSLAIIGAGPRGTSLLERIGANYAQLAAQAAGGARGLDVHVIDDTQTGAGRIWRTDQPRDLCMNTLADAVTLFTEPGSTVAGPIVEGPTLYEWCVLAFAGSGSASAGIPAAAAFVPAARARTFAAHPVRAGLAAEYRSELAAMRPESHPSRALYGEYLIWCFERALALLPEGVRVIRHVARAEGLTRTGDGERIALSDGTTVTAGSVVLATGWMPTAATAAEQQLAARPQTASVWVPPESPIEQDLSQIAAGSAVIMRGLGMSFFDTLSLLTLGRGGEFVTDAAAPGGLRYLPSGEEPVVFATSRRGVPFRSKSLYGGLPPRAELRFLRAVDWATEPRPINFDRRLWPRIVGDAFLDHARTLGRLHPDALTLDVASVDAASLDEASLDEASLSGGPVASGTSASAPAAIFDAITRSIERAIAEIDQPASAGSPVGSDSLAHAAAPDLHDTVARIAGAVAPFIVDPADRFDLSGEIELASGVFASPEEFDAWVRQRVAADLREAELGVDSPLKAGLWSLSAARAASSRIGTVGGFDAESRASGFRMLFTVGGMVGSGPPAFRNRQLLALCEAGLVRFIGPNASLDITPDGFASESPSVAGSRVEAPALVDAWMHFHSLDATASPLARTLLDSGRARSFRVARRQSPGKAAGDSGAEAFAIESSAAGVSTGGFDVDPASGRLMQADGTLDPAVHVAGIPADQTLHDTVISPMPGTDPPMLRETDRVARSAISIALAQHPSLELFHTTPVEGALRV; encoded by the coding sequence ATGTTTGAGACACCAAACGGCGTGCCCCGTCACATTCAGTCATCGGCTTCGCACTTGGCCCAGCCAAGCGCGTATAACGGTGACATGCACAGCTCACCCCGCCCGTCACTCGCGATCATTGGCGCAGGCCCCCGCGGCACCTCGTTGCTCGAGCGCATCGGTGCCAACTATGCCCAGCTCGCGGCGCAGGCCGCGGGCGGTGCACGCGGCCTCGACGTGCACGTCATCGACGACACCCAAACCGGCGCGGGCCGTATCTGGCGCACCGACCAACCCCGCGATCTGTGCATGAACACGCTCGCCGACGCGGTCACCCTGTTCACCGAACCCGGCAGCACGGTCGCGGGCCCCATCGTCGAGGGCCCCACGCTGTACGAGTGGTGCGTGCTGGCGTTCGCGGGATCCGGATCAGCTTCAGCAGGCATCCCCGCAGCCGCAGCCTTCGTTCCCGCCGCGCGCGCTCGTACGTTCGCGGCGCACCCCGTGCGCGCGGGCCTCGCCGCCGAGTATCGCTCGGAGCTCGCGGCGATGCGCCCCGAATCGCACCCGAGCCGCGCCCTGTACGGCGAGTACCTGATCTGGTGTTTTGAGCGCGCACTCGCACTGTTACCCGAGGGCGTGCGCGTGATCAGGCACGTCGCGCGCGCCGAGGGCCTCACCCGCACAGGGGACGGCGAACGCATCGCCCTCAGCGATGGCACGACCGTCACCGCGGGCTCTGTGGTGCTGGCGACCGGATGGATGCCCACTGCGGCGACCGCGGCCGAGCAGCAGCTCGCCGCCCGCCCCCAGACGGCCTCGGTGTGGGTGCCACCCGAGAGCCCCATCGAGCAAGACCTCAGCCAGATCGCGGCCGGGTCGGCCGTCATCATGCGGGGCCTCGGCATGAGTTTCTTCGACACACTGTCGCTGCTCACCCTGGGCCGCGGCGGCGAGTTTGTGACCGATGCGGCTGCCCCCGGAGGCCTGCGGTATCTGCCGAGCGGCGAGGAACCCGTCGTCTTCGCAACCTCGCGCCGCGGGGTGCCGTTTCGTTCGAAGTCACTGTACGGCGGGCTACCGCCCCGGGCCGAGCTGCGGTTCTTGCGCGCCGTGGATTGGGCTACAGAACCCCGCCCCATCAACTTTGATCGCAGGCTGTGGCCGCGCATCGTTGGCGACGCGTTCCTCGACCACGCCCGCACGCTGGGGCGGCTGCACCCCGACGCACTCACGCTCGACGTGGCTTCGGTCGACGCGGCTTCGCTCGACGAGGCATCGCTCGACGAGGCATCGCTCAGCGGCGGCCCCGTAGCCAGCGGTACTTCGGCGAGCGCTCCAGCAGCAATCTTCGACGCCATCACGCGCAGCATTGAGCGTGCTATTGCTGAGATTGATCAGCCCGCGAGCGCAGGCTCCCCCGTTGGCTCGGACTCCCTCGCGCACGCTGCCGCCCCTGATCTGCACGACACCGTGGCCCGTATCGCGGGCGCGGTGGCCCCGTTCATCGTCGACCCGGCAGATCGCTTCGATCTGTCGGGCGAAATTGAGCTGGCTTCGGGGGTATTCGCGTCACCCGAGGAATTTGATGCGTGGGTGCGTCAACGCGTCGCGGCCGATCTGCGCGAGGCCGAACTCGGCGTCGATAGTCCGCTAAAGGCTGGCCTGTGGTCACTCAGCGCGGCCCGTGCGGCGTCGAGCCGCATCGGCACAGTGGGCGGCTTCGATGCCGAGTCGCGGGCCTCGGGTTTTCGGATGCTGTTCACCGTGGGCGGGATGGTGGGCTCGGGCCCGCCCGCTTTTCGCAACCGGCAGCTGCTCGCGCTGTGCGAGGCGGGGCTCGTGCGCTTCATCGGCCCGAATGCATCACTCGACATCACCCCCGACGGGTTCGCCAGTGAGTCACCGAGCGTCGCCGGTTCACGGGTTGAGGCCCCCGCACTCGTCGATGCCTGGATGCATTTCCACTCGCTCGATGCCACCGCGTCGCCTCTCGCGCGCACGCTGCTCGACAGTGGCCGGGCCCGTTCGTTCAGGGTGGCCCGCAGGCAATCCCCGGGAAAAGCCGCTGGCGATTCAGGCGCCGAGGCCTTCGCGATCGAGAGCTCTGCGGCTGGGGTCTCGACCGGTGGTTTCGATGTCGACCCTGCTTCGGGGCGTCTCATGCAGGCTGATGGCACGCTCGATCCGGCGGTGCACGTTGCCGGCATCCCCGCAGATCAGACCCTGCATGACACCGTGATCAGCCCAATGCCGGGCACCGATCCGCCGATGTTGCGCGAAACTGATCGGGTAGCGCGCAGCGCGATCAGCATCGCACTCGCCCAGCACCCTAGCCTCGAGCTTTTCCACACCACCCCCGTTGAAGGAGCACTTCGTGTCTGA
- a CDS encoding TIGR04028 family ABC transporter substrate-binding protein: MKKRHLSWIAAAAACAIALTGCSASTAGGDASGSAAEGATLTYLEPQTWNTLYPPAGGFYPNGGVLNQITDRLLYQNPETKELEPWIAAELPEVNDDATEYTFKIREGVTYSDGTPLNAENVVKNLDLFGLGDKDAALPVSEAINNYDHGEAVDEYTAKFFFTAPSPGFGQAVSTINSGLISNDTLDRTNEQFGPGNAAEIIGSGPFVITDEKLGSELTFETREDYNWAPPSNEHQGAAQIAGIDLIVASEASVRVGTVTSGQADIARTIPAPDEAQFAAPGLSLVAAPTNGVNNGLNFRAGHELLSDIDVRRAIIAGIDREAIVETLFSDSYPLATGVLAKGALGYTDTSEFYVHDPKLAEKLLDEAGWKPGSDGVREKDGQRLSLTFNEALPQPRSRDVVTLVQEQLAPLGIEVSLFSGDQAAQDQAVQDANTIQVYHSMVGRADYDVLKSQLFSANRNTLRNLDTATGKVFDQKLDDLLAEIASVPTADERQAASAAAQQYLAEEAYVLPFFEESQVYGLSDKVQGFETESIGRPSFYDVTIAE; the protein is encoded by the coding sequence ATGAAGAAGCGTCACCTCTCGTGGATCGCGGCAGCCGCGGCTTGCGCCATTGCGCTGACCGGCTGCTCGGCCAGCACTGCGGGCGGGGATGCTTCGGGTTCGGCAGCCGAGGGCGCGACCCTCACCTACCTCGAGCCGCAGACCTGGAACACGCTGTACCCGCCGGCCGGTGGCTTCTACCCCAACGGCGGCGTGCTGAACCAGATCACCGATCGCCTGCTCTACCAGAACCCCGAGACCAAAGAGCTCGAGCCGTGGATCGCCGCAGAGCTGCCCGAGGTGAACGACGACGCCACCGAGTACACCTTCAAGATTCGCGAGGGCGTCACCTACTCAGACGGCACCCCGCTGAACGCCGAGAATGTGGTCAAGAACCTCGACCTGTTCGGCCTGGGCGATAAGGATGCGGCGCTGCCCGTGTCTGAAGCGATCAACAACTACGACCACGGCGAGGCCGTCGACGAGTACACGGCGAAGTTCTTCTTCACCGCTCCCTCACCCGGGTTTGGTCAGGCCGTCTCGACCATCAACTCGGGCCTGATCTCGAATGACACCCTCGACCGCACCAACGAGCAGTTCGGCCCGGGCAACGCCGCCGAGATCATCGGCAGCGGCCCGTTCGTCATCACCGATGAGAAGCTCGGCAGCGAGCTCACCTTCGAAACGCGTGAAGATTACAACTGGGCCCCGCCGTCAAACGAACACCAGGGCGCCGCGCAGATCGCCGGCATCGACCTCATCGTCGCATCTGAGGCCAGCGTGCGCGTGGGCACCGTCACCTCGGGGCAGGCAGACATCGCCCGCACCATTCCGGCCCCCGACGAAGCACAGTTCGCGGCACCCGGCTTGAGCCTCGTGGCCGCCCCCACCAACGGCGTCAACAACGGCCTCAACTTCCGTGCCGGCCACGAACTACTGAGCGACATCGATGTGCGCCGCGCCATCATCGCCGGCATCGACCGTGAGGCCATCGTCGAGACCCTGTTCAGCGACAGCTACCCGCTCGCGACCGGCGTGCTCGCCAAGGGCGCGCTCGGCTACACCGACACCTCTGAGTTCTACGTGCACGACCCGAAGCTCGCCGAGAAGCTGCTTGATGAGGCGGGCTGGAAGCCCGGATCAGACGGGGTGCGCGAGAAGGATGGCCAGCGTCTCAGCCTCACCTTCAACGAGGCGCTGCCGCAGCCGCGCTCACGCGACGTGGTGACGCTGGTGCAGGAGCAGCTCGCACCGCTCGGCATCGAGGTCTCACTGTTCTCGGGCGACCAGGCCGCGCAGGATCAGGCCGTGCAAGACGCGAACACGATTCAGGTCTACCACTCGATGGTGGGCCGCGCCGACTACGACGTGCTGAAGTCACAGCTGTTCTCGGCGAACCGCAACACCCTGCGCAACCTCGACACCGCCACGGGTAAGGTCTTCGACCAGAAGCTTGACGACCTGCTCGCCGAGATCGCCTCGGTGCCCACCGCTGACGAGCGCCAGGCGGCTTCTGCCGCAGCTCAGCAGTACCTCGCCGAAGAAGCGTACGTGCTGCCCTTCTTCGAAGAGTCGCAGGTGTACGGCCTCAGCGACAAGGTGCAGGGCTTTGAGACCGAGTCGATCGGTCGGCCCTCGTTCTACGATGTGACCATCGCAGAATGA
- a CDS encoding ABC transporter permease: MTLGAFARRLGQAVLVLALAYTAAFVLLSALPGDAIMARYGSPDLGLTPQQLDEIRVSYGADQPVFLRYLDSIWAFLHGDFGYSVHSGASVSALLAEALPSTLTLASIALVGAVFLAVTIAFTASFGRGAWLRRAVRNLPPLFVSLPVFWIGIVLIQVFSFKLGLIPVIGASPAQALILPSITLMIPIAAPLAQVFLRSIDEVREQPFVNVVRARGASTSWLLWRNVAPNALLPALTMAGLLFGELVGGAIVTEAVFGRVGIGALTAQAVAQRDTPVLLAVVVIAAAVFVTINLIVDLLYPVLDARLRQKHSIGVAA; the protein is encoded by the coding sequence ATGACCCTCGGCGCATTCGCCCGGCGTCTCGGGCAGGCGGTGCTCGTGCTCGCCCTCGCATACACGGCGGCGTTCGTGCTGCTGTCTGCCCTGCCGGGCGACGCCATCATGGCCCGCTACGGCAGCCCCGACCTCGGCCTGACTCCGCAGCAGCTTGACGAGATTCGCGTCTCGTACGGCGCAGATCAGCCGGTGTTCTTGCGGTACCTCGACTCGATCTGGGCGTTCTTGCACGGTGACTTCGGGTACTCGGTGCACAGCGGTGCCTCGGTGTCAGCGCTGCTGGCCGAGGCGCTGCCCTCCACACTCACGCTCGCCAGCATCGCCCTGGTCGGCGCGGTATTTTTGGCCGTGACGATCGCCTTCACCGCGAGCTTCGGCCGTGGTGCCTGGCTGCGCCGGGCCGTGCGCAACCTGCCGCCCCTGTTCGTGTCACTGCCCGTGTTTTGGATCGGCATCGTGCTGATTCAGGTGTTTTCGTTCAAGCTGGGCCTCATTCCCGTCATCGGGGCGAGCCCGGCGCAGGCGCTCATTCTGCCTTCGATCACCCTGATGATTCCGATCGCCGCCCCGCTCGCGCAGGTGTTTCTGCGCAGCATCGATGAGGTGCGCGAGCAGCCCTTCGTGAACGTGGTGCGGGCCCGCGGCGCGAGTACCTCGTGGCTGCTGTGGCGCAACGTCGCCCCCAACGCCCTGCTGCCCGCGCTCACCATGGCCGGGCTGCTGTTTGGCGAACTCGTTGGCGGCGCCATTGTCACCGAGGCCGTGTTTGGCCGGGTCGGCATCGGGGCGCTCACCGCCCAGGCCGTCGCCCAGCGTGACACCCCCGTGCTGCTCGCCGTCGTGGTTATCGCCGCGGCCGTGTTCGTCACCATCAACCTCATCGTTGACCTGCTCTACCCCGTGCTTGATGCGCGGCTGCGGCAGAAACACTCGATCGGAGTCGCGGCATGA
- a CDS encoding amidase family protein → MRIIDAHPIAIGARGMALGENSHRTLHEAELRLASWNASDALSQAKRDRFGSFVAVVDELHRPLNKASRGLLEGLPFAAKDNLNTARLPTTANTPSLLGHYSNADNPVIQRVSEAGAVLIAKTNMHELALGITSGAAAFPATTNPSDPSLVAGGSSGGSAAAVASGIVPFALGTDTGGSISIPAAWCGVYGLRPTTGRWPGGGLIPLSPTRDTVGVIAASLHTLAAVDAVVTQEHGHSSAANVPMSPLRIGVPKSTSPYVSDLSENVAGAWAMAVEALSSSARVELIPVDTHEFHEIEGQCGQEIELYEISHALTRYLENAPTSVTYARLCDEAAREDVKTLLAEAFQFRNRHDEYRRARRIREQLQGRYEALFREHNICSMLYPTTPITAPALAQETFTYERGAREAVFEVGTSNLNPGSVAGQPVVTVPIANPVSPKHVGLSLEGQRNDDRWLLAVAAAVVEILALAVSPR, encoded by the coding sequence GTGCGCATCATCGATGCGCACCCCATTGCTATAGGCGCAAGGGGAATGGCCTTGGGTGAAAATTCACATAGAACGCTACATGAGGCAGAACTGCGGCTGGCGAGTTGGAACGCTAGTGACGCCCTCAGCCAGGCCAAGCGAGACCGGTTCGGTAGTTTTGTGGCAGTCGTTGATGAGTTGCACCGTCCGTTAAATAAAGCCAGCAGGGGGCTGTTGGAAGGGCTGCCTTTCGCTGCGAAGGACAATCTAAATACGGCCCGCTTGCCCACAACTGCAAACACCCCCTCGCTGTTGGGGCACTACAGCAATGCAGATAATCCTGTAATTCAAAGGGTAAGCGAAGCCGGTGCAGTGCTCATCGCGAAAACGAATATGCATGAGTTAGCTCTGGGAATCACTTCGGGGGCTGCTGCATTTCCTGCAACGACTAACCCGAGTGACCCCTCGTTGGTAGCGGGTGGTTCATCGGGCGGCTCAGCCGCGGCTGTTGCTTCAGGAATTGTTCCGTTTGCGCTCGGCACTGACACCGGTGGCTCGATCTCGATTCCCGCAGCATGGTGTGGAGTCTATGGTTTGCGGCCAACGACAGGGCGTTGGCCAGGCGGTGGTTTAATTCCGCTCTCGCCCACGCGAGACACCGTTGGCGTCATTGCCGCAAGCTTGCATACCTTGGCAGCAGTTGACGCGGTAGTGACTCAAGAGCATGGTCATAGTTCGGCGGCGAACGTGCCTATGTCGCCCCTGCGGATCGGTGTCCCAAAGAGCACGTCGCCATATGTGTCGGATCTCTCTGAAAACGTGGCTGGTGCATGGGCAATGGCGGTTGAAGCGTTGTCGAGTTCAGCCCGAGTGGAACTGATCCCCGTTGACACACATGAGTTTCATGAGATCGAAGGGCAGTGCGGACAAGAGATTGAACTCTATGAAATCTCTCATGCGCTAACGAGATACCTCGAAAATGCGCCTACCTCGGTAACGTATGCGCGGCTATGCGACGAAGCAGCGCGGGAAGACGTCAAAACACTCCTGGCGGAGGCTTTTCAGTTTCGGAATCGACATGACGAATATCGGCGTGCGAGGAGGATTCGGGAGCAGCTGCAAGGCAGGTATGAGGCTTTGTTTCGTGAGCACAATATTTGCTCGATGTTATATCCAACGACACCGATTACGGCCCCCGCACTTGCGCAAGAAACGTTTACATACGAGCGCGGGGCTCGCGAAGCGGTATTTGAAGTGGGCACGAGCAATTTAAATCCTGGATCTGTTGCAGGGCAGCCCGTGGTCACTGTTCCTATCGCGAACCCTGTCTCGCCGAAACACGTTGGCCTGTCATTGGAAGGTCAGCGGAATGACGACCGGTGGCTACTGGCAGTTGCGGCAGCGGTAGTTGAGATTCTTGCTCTAGCCGTAAGTCCTCGTTGA
- a CDS encoding SDR family oxidoreductase produces MSEVSALPVALVTGASGGMGREIARDLARTHRVILVGRDAARLEAAVAASGANATGVQLDLTDSAAVAAHIGTLDRLDVLVHAAAIGEVYAVHEAEAEDWTRTLAINVTAPAVLTKHALSLIRAARGTVVFLGSGASTRPVPGSAPYCASKHALRAVADVLRIDEEPNFVRVVTVAPGQTDTAMLRDMIDEAAYRADLYIQPTSVAQAVRYVVDAPADVQITDVAVRPRREIARL; encoded by the coding sequence GTGTCTGAAGTTTCTGCCCTGCCCGTCGCCCTCGTCACCGGAGCTTCGGGAGGAATGGGCCGCGAGATCGCCCGCGATCTGGCCCGCACACACCGCGTCATCTTGGTGGGGCGCGACGCCGCACGCCTCGAAGCCGCCGTCGCAGCGTCAGGCGCAAATGCCACAGGGGTGCAGCTCGACCTCACCGACTCGGCAGCGGTCGCGGCGCACATTGGTACGCTCGACCGGCTCGATGTGCTCGTGCACGCCGCCGCCATCGGCGAGGTGTATGCGGTGCACGAGGCTGAGGCCGAAGACTGGACGCGCACCCTGGCGATCAATGTCACCGCGCCTGCCGTGCTTACCAAGCACGCACTGTCGCTGATTCGTGCGGCCCGGGGCACCGTCGTGTTTCTTGGGTCGGGCGCCAGCACCCGCCCCGTGCCGGGCAGCGCTCCGTACTGCGCGAGCAAGCACGCACTGCGCGCGGTTGCCGATGTGCTGCGCATCGATGAAGAGCCGAACTTCGTGCGCGTGGTGACGGTCGCCCCCGGCCAGACCGACACCGCCATGCTGCGCGACATGATCGACGAAGCCGCATACCGCGCCGACCTATACATCCAGCCAACCTCGGTCGCGCAGGCTGTGCGCTACGTCGTTGACGCACCGGCCGACGTGCAGATCACCGATGTGGCGGTGCGCCCGCGCCGCGAGATCGCGCGGTTATAG